The following proteins come from a genomic window of Pirellulales bacterium:
- a CDS encoding heme-dependent peroxidase — protein sequence MSHASPPPQEVSLRPDQGWHCSHLFYRWNRAALCDLSSADRDNGVAEVARILDPQAAGAPERLQTSVVAGHKADFALMVLDPDPLVIDGVHQRLLASDLGPAIEPVWSFVSLTEVSEYVPSVEQYGQRLIEEGESADSPAYQAKLKAYEGREVMMRRQRLQPEFPPWPSTCFYPMNKIRHPQANWFTLDVAERNRLMAEHGRTGMTFGGRVTQLITVSVGLDDWEWGVTLWARNPEFLKEIVYRMRFDEASAKYAQFGPFYTSYVMTPARMLEHCRVASR from the coding sequence ATGAGCCATGCATCCCCCCCGCCACAAGAAGTGTCGCTTCGCCCCGATCAGGGTTGGCACTGTTCGCATTTGTTTTATCGCTGGAATCGCGCGGCATTATGCGATTTGTCCAGCGCCGATCGTGACAACGGCGTGGCCGAGGTCGCGCGCATCTTGGATCCGCAGGCCGCCGGGGCGCCCGAGCGGCTGCAGACTTCGGTGGTGGCGGGGCACAAGGCCGATTTTGCCTTGATGGTCCTCGATCCCGATCCGCTTGTAATCGACGGCGTGCATCAGCGGTTGTTGGCTAGCGATTTGGGACCGGCGATCGAGCCGGTCTGGTCGTTCGTCTCGTTGACCGAGGTCTCGGAGTATGTGCCATCCGTCGAGCAATATGGCCAGCGCTTGATTGAGGAAGGAGAGTCGGCCGACAGCCCGGCGTACCAGGCCAAGCTCAAAGCGTATGAGGGGCGCGAGGTGATGATGCGCCGGCAGCGGTTGCAACCCGAGTTTCCGCCTTGGCCAAGCACCTGCTTTTATCCGATGAACAAGATTCGCCATCCGCAGGCGAATTGGTTCACGCTGGATGTGGCCGAACGGAATCGCTTGATGGCGGAACATGGCCGCACCGGCATGACATTTGGCGGGCGGGTAACACAGTTGATCACGGTGTCGGTGGGACTCGACGATTGGGAATGGGGGGTCACGCTGTGGGCCCGCAATCCCGAGTTTCTCAAAGAGATCGTGTATCGCATGCGGTTCGACGAGGCGAGCGCCAAGTATGCCCAGTTCGGTCCGTTCTACACCAGTTACGTGATGACGCCGGCCAGGATGCTGGAACATTGCCGGGTAGCGTCGCGCTAG
- a CDS encoding rhodanese-like domain-containing protein, producing MSPEIPIEVTCHDVKTAVDAGDSLLFIDCRESDEHATAHIASATLLPMSELGDRLSELEPHKNGRIVVHCHHGGRSLRVVNWLREQGYAGAQSMAGGIDQWSQEIDPSVPRY from the coding sequence ATGTCGCCCGAAATTCCGATCGAAGTTACTTGCCACGATGTGAAGACAGCCGTCGACGCGGGCGATTCGCTCTTGTTTATCGATTGCCGCGAGAGCGACGAGCACGCCACCGCGCACATTGCGTCGGCGACGCTGTTGCCGATGAGCGAGCTTGGCGACCGGCTGAGCGAACTGGAGCCGCACAAGAATGGGCGGATTGTGGTGCATTGTCATCACGGCGGACGGAGTTTGCGGGTGGTGAACTGGCTGCGCGAGCAGGGCTATGCCGGCGCGCAGAGCATGGCTGGCGGCATCGATCAGTGGTCGCAAGAGATTGATCCCTCGGTGCCTCGATATTAG